GCCGTGCATTAAGTGAATGGTTGTAGCGCCTCCTGCAAGCGCGTGATAAATTCCCACTTCATTGGGATCTACCGACTCTTCCATGGTAACTTCAGCAGTAACCACATTTCTTCCTTCATTAATATCTACACCGTTTAGGTGAGAATGAGCATCAATAATGCCGGGCATCAGGTATTTACCGGTAGCGTCTATAGTTTCCACGCCGCGGGGTGCTCTAAGGTCTTTTCCAATTTCCTGGATAACACCGTCTCTGATCAACACATCAGTGTCTTCGAGATCACCATCTGTTATGCTTATAACCGTTGCATTTTGGATAAGTACTGAGCCTTTTTCCTGAGCTTCAGCATTGAATCCAAAGGCGACGAAAACAAAAAGTATAATTAGTTTCTTCATCTTAGTTTCCCTCAAATTCATGAATAGTTCCGTTTGAAATACTGTGCAGCACTTTTGCTTTGTCTTCAGACATCGCTTTGTCAAACACAGTAAAGCTGGCATTTTTACCTTTTGTAAGAGTTCCCAAGGTATTGCCTAACCCAAGTATTGAAGCTGTATTTGAAGTCATAAGTTTTACAGCATCTGATTCTGAAAGCCCTCCTTCATCAAGCAGGATCTCCAGTTTTTTAGAGAGATCTTTAAGTTCAAGTCCTGCAGAGGCATAACCAACTGAAACACCAGCGTCCATCAACTTCTTAATGTTGGTGACTTCAGCTTTCCAGGCTTCCAATCGCTTATCACGATAAGACTGCTCTTCTTCCGAAATTTCTTCCATCTCTTCAGCAGACTCTTCCTCTTCTTTGTCAGATTCTTCTGCTTTTTTCATTTTTGTGTACCAGTCTGGAGCTTCAGTAAAATCTATACTTGCCAAAACCGGAATATTGCGTCTCTTAAGCTCAGCTGATTTTGCATAGGCTTCTTTACCGGAGACAATTACAGCATTAAAACCGAATTCATCCTGAAGTTTCAGTAAACGCTCGATGTGTTCTTTCGTATCAACTTCGAAATAAAGCGGAGTTGTTTTATTTACTAAAGGAAACATTGCTTCCAAAACCTGATCGCGCTTAGGAGCAGGCATTTCAGGATTCTGAGTGTAATACTTCATGTGTTGCTGAAGAGCAGTGGCATCAAACATAACTTGTCGGAATTGTGCCATCACCCCCATCATTGTGGAAGGATATGCTCCATTTCCCCAACCGCCTGGCGCTTCTTCAAAAGAACCGGCTAATGCTAAATTTTCTTTTAGCAGACCTATACTTTCAATTGCTGGGGCAAGGTAAAAAACCTCGACCTGACCCGGGAGCATGTATCCATTTGGATAAAGGGCCGCAGATGTAAATCCTGCTTTCATTCCAGCTTCAAAGGACTTGTCTTCCGTTAATAGAACCGAAGGTTTGCGTTCAGGTTGAATTCCTGCGCGGTCGTAAGGGGGATCTCCTGGATTATCGAGTTCCGGAAGATTCCTTGGTGGTTCTGGGCTTCCCCAAGTAGAAAAGCCGTCAATGAATCCGGGATATACGTGGAGACTATCTCCGCCATCTATCTCAAATGCATCAAAAGGTATCGTTACGTTTCTTCCGACAGCCTCAATCACTCCATCTCGCCAAACAATAGTAGCGGATTCGGTAACTGAACCATCAGCATTATGAATAGTAATATTTTTAAGCGCGTGTGCGGGTGTAGTCTGGGCTTGTATTGCCTGAAGACTAAAGCCCGAAAACAGCAACGCCAACAAAAGAATGTGTTTTCTCATAGCACCTGTACTGATTATGGGTTAAGGTGCCGAAATAACTGAATTAATTAGCTATTATAAAAGCGGAGCTGATCTAAATTTTGTAAATAAAGATTGTAGTCTAATTAGAGCTCGTCTTCAGGTACCGATAAGCAAAAATCAATTCATTTCCTGTGTAAAAGCTGCTGAAGAACTTAGTGCATTCCAATAGCTGGTTTTTCCAGTAAATCCAGATTCTAAGAGAGTCTTCAATTCACTTTTGGTGATGGATACTTTTGAGTAGCCCGTAAAGTACCCTGCTTTAGACCTTGCTTCTCCCTCTTCTTCTATTGCAGCTTCTTGTACCGCATTGTGTGCGTTTCTGAGAGCAAGAATGAAATCAGTTCTGGTAGCAACTGAGTTACCATCTTCCTCGAGGGATATTCGTACTTCTTCCAATTTCTCGGCAATGGCACTTTCAAGATTGGCTCTAGCCTGAAGTTCTGCATTAGCAATTGCGATGGTTGAATCAGAGGAAATTGCGGTTGCAAATCCATGGAATGAGGCGGAATCAGAGCTAAATCCAGATGGTGAATACCAGGCTGGATAGATAGAACTTACATCGCCAGTATCACCTGAGGTAGATTTTTGTGAAGATGAACAGGCAGTAAAAATTCCTGCAAATAAGAGTATGAAGAGCAGATTCCTAACTTTGTTGGACATTCAATTCCTTTTTAATTCGATAAACCCTTTTGCATTATCCTTGTTGATAATCTCGAGGGTGACCGTTCCTTTATCATTTAGATTTCGGCCGATAAGTTCTTCTAAAGTTGAGAGATCTTCAACCTTTTCTTCTTCTATTTTCATTATTTGCTGATCTTCTCTTAAACCCCGATTCCAGGCCTCTGAATATTTATAGACCTGATCAACAATTAAGTCAAACTTCTCAGGATTTTCTGCTGTAGCCAATGCCATAATGCGGAAGCCTAAATCAAATTCCTGATACATCACCCCGCCATTATCTCCTTCAGGAATTTCCATTGTTTCAATCGGTTCTTCATTAGCGGAGATTTCAGGAATGGGTTCCGTCTCAAGAAGTTTCAAAGTGACGTTTTTCTGTAGCTCCTTCCCATTTCTAAGAATGTTTAACTTAACTACTTCACCCGGGCGCATAACCGCCACCTGCTGCTGAAGTTGATTGGCCTCATACACTTCTTTTCCATTTACGCTGAGCACCACATCACCGGGTTCAATTCCTGCTTCCGCTGCGGCTCCGTCCGTTGATGCACTTAAAATCTCAACTCCCCGAACAGTTTTCATACCTTTTTCCAGAGCTCTGTCATAGTCAACCCCAGCAATTGAAACCCCAAGCAGTGCACGTTGTACCTGACCATGTTCAATCAAATCTCGCGCTACTTTAATAGCCAGATTACTCGGAACTGCAAACCCATAGCCTTGATAAGAACCTGTTTGAGACGCTATAGCCGTATTAACACCTATCAACTGTCCGCTGGTATTTACCAAAGCTCCGCCACTATTTCCTTTATTAATGGCTGCATCTGTTTGAATAAAGCTTTCAATTCTCATCTGGTCATCAATGATTTGCACATCCCTGCTTAAGGCACTTACTATACCTGCGGTAACCGTAGAGCGAAGCCTGAAAGGATTTCCAATAGCTAATACCCATTCTCCAACATCCAGTGATTCTGAATCGCCAATAGTTACTTTAGGAAGATCTTCTCCATTGATTTTAATAACAGCCAGATCAGTACTCGAGTCGATACCTACCACTTTCGCGGGATACTCCCTTTTATCATTCAGAACAACTCTTAATCCCTTTTCAACAGCACCTTCAATAACGTGGTAATTCGTAAGGATATAACCATCACCCGTAATCAACACTCCTGACCCAACCGTTCGGGCACGCCTTGGCATTAAACGATCCCAAATACTTTCTCCCTCTTCCTCATCAAATTCTTGGCCATTATTAGGAATGGCATCGTCGATGGGTACAATAGCTTCGATATAAACTACAGTAGGGGTAACTTCTTCGGCTATTTTTTTAAACAAAAACCGTGCATCAGCTCCTTCTAATTCTTCGTCAGTTATAAATGGTGATTCACTTCGGGTGATTTCTGTGGTTCTGACTTCAGCCAATGGAGCAAGCTCTTCATTGATTGTATATAACGCGATAAGCGTGCCAGCCGTTATGCCAATCATGATTAGCAAAATTGCAGTAAGTACTAAATCTTTTCTCTTCATAAAATTACCTATAGCATCTGTTCAAAAATAGCGTCCGACCTTCTTTCCTGATATCCATCAATATGATATTTAAAATAGACATCTAAATGATGAACAAGTTGCTTGAGCTCAGCATTCTCTAATCCTACTTTAAATATATTTTTACTCTTAGTGGACATTCCTAAAATCAGAAAACGAGTTTGTGCCTCTGTTAGTTTGTAAGACAATTCTTCTTCCGACTGTTCCGAAATATTTCCACTGGAAACGTTTAAATAAGCAATCTTTGGAATCTCGGTTAATCCGCTGATTAATCCAATACCTGAAATTTCTGCCAAACGCAGCTGCACGTACGCAAAAACTGAAGGGTAAGTTTCTTCAGCATCACCTAACCACTCTATAAAGTTTAGCGTGAATTCAAAAACGGCGTCATTAACTTCATGCTCGTGCACTAACTGGGAAACAATCTCAAGCGTTGCATATAGGACAGCGGCTCTTTCGAAATCTTTTCTGAAGTTATTGGTGCTATAATGGATAGAAGCTTCTGTTAAGGTCTGTACACCTCTGGTCTGTTTATAATAATAAACCACATCCAGAACTGCTCCAATTTCAAGAATACCAGCCAGCTTGTTTTTTGGCTTTTTAGCCCCCTTTGCAATAAGGGCAATCTTACCATGTTCTGCAGACAAAACTGTTAAGATTTTGCTGGATTCCTGGTAATCTATAGCCCGTAAAATAATAGCTTGGGTGTGTGTAATCATCTTATTGGAACATATATCCGTGGTTGCACAAAAGAAACTCTTATTACGCTTTGGGCTGGTTTATTCGAAGTCCATTTTGAATTTAAAATACAGATCCAGCCTATCTTCGAGTAATTGAAATAATTCAAAGAGTTGATCCAATTCGTCCCTCTCTGATTTCACCAACCTCATGTATCCGTTATCCATCATAATATCAAGGGTAAACCAATCTTTCCTTTCCATTCCTTTACTGAAAAGTGCCTCTCCGGAATCATGATCTGAAAACAAAAACTCTTCTACTTCCTCAAAACCAATTGTCCTCATTCTAAAACGAAAATAACTGAAAAAGCGGTAGTACTTTGAGATAGTGTAGTCATCGGTATTGAATTCAAATTCATACCTCGAAAATATCTTAATCAAAACAGCAATTGCGAAGATCAAAAAGAATAGAGCGAATACGAATCCCAATAAGAAGCTCGCAAAAAACAGCAGAAAATCAATAAGTGTGAAGCTCGCTTCCACTCCCAGAAATACTAAATTATTTTGTTTGTGCAGGTCGTAGTACAATCTGAGAGTTTTTAGCGATTTGAATTCTTACTGTGGTACGTGTCCGGGAACCCATAAGATTCCCATAAATCATAAGAAAGCAGATATTTTAGGTCTGCATCACTCCGGTCTTAAACTCTTCGATGTTGGGGTTCAGGTTTGCACATTCAATCGCACTCGAAATCCGCTCACGTGTTTCCAGTGGATTTATGATACCATCAACCCATAAACGAGAAGCTGCATACCGAACGTCTGTTTGCTTATCGTAGCGGTCACTAATTTTCTTCATGATCTTTTCCTGATCCTCTTCGCTGACTTCTTTTCCTTTTTTCTTCATGGCAGCTACTTGAATTTGCATCAGGGTTTTCGAAGCCGAAGCACCGCTCATCACGGCAATATTAGCTGTTGGCCAGGCATACATGAATCGCGGATCATAAGCTCGCCCACACATGGCATAGTTACCTGCTCCATAGCTGTTACCCACAACAATAGTGATTTTAGGTACGGTGCTATTGCTCATCGCATTAACCATTTTGGCACCATCTTTTATGATACCTCCATGCTCACTTCGTTTGCCAATCATAAATCCGGATACATCCTGGAAAAAGATTAACGGGATCTTCTTCTGGTTACAATTCATAATAAATCGGGCAGCTTTGTCTGCACTGTCAGAATAGATCACTCCCCCAATCTGCATTTCTCCTTTTTTGGTACGACTCACCGTACGTTGGTTAGCGACAATTCCTACCGACCATCCGTCAATGCGAGCAAAACCAGTAATAATAGTTTGCCCAAATCCTTTCTTGAATTCTGTGAAGCTATCCTCATCAATAATACACTTGAGAAGCTCATTCATATCATAAGGACTTGTCCGAGCCTCAGGTAAAATCTCAAAAACGTCACTTGCTGGACGTTCAGGCTCTTTACTTTCAGATCTATTGAATCCTGCCGTTTCAAAGGGCCCGAACTTATCAACCAAATCTCTGATGGTAGAAAGGCATTCTTGATCATCTTCTACTTTATAATCAGTAACTCCAGAAATTTCTGTGTGAGTTGATGCTCCACCCAGTGTTTCATTATCCACTTCTTCACCAATAGCCGCCTTCACTAAATAGCTTCCGGCTAAAAAGACACTTCCTGTTCCATCAACAATCAGAGCTTCGTCACTCATAATGGGTAAGTAAGCGCCACCGGCCACACAGCTTCCCATAATGGCCGCGATTTGCGGGATTCCTTTTGCGGAAATGATGGCATTATTCCTAAACATGCGTCCAAAGTGATCTTTGTCAGGAAAGATCTCATCCTGCATTGGCAGAAAAACTCCTGCAGAGTCTACCAGATAGATTAAAGGAATGTGGTTTTCGATGGCAATTTCCTGAGCGCGTAAATTTTTCTTCGCCGTTATTGGAAACCAGGCTCCTGCCTTAACCGTCGCATCGTTGGCAACGATCATACATTTTCGCCCACTTACTTCTCCAATTCCAGTGACAACACCACCGGAAGGACATCCGCCTTGTTCCTCATACATCTCATAACCAGCCCAAAGCCCCAGTTCATAAAATCGTGAGCCTTTATCAGTGAGAGTCTCGATTCGCTCACGAGCAGTTAATTTTCCTTTGCCGTGTTCTTTGTCAATTCTCTTTTGACCGCCTCCGAGCTTTATTTCACCTTCCTGTTCTCCAAATTCTTCAATTATTTTATGTAACCAATGCTTGGTAGCGCTTCCGGATTCACTGCTCATGTTCTATTATCTTTATTGTTTGTATAATGTTGATTCGAATGCTGCGTTGAAAATAGGGATTATATTTAATGAGTAAACCCCGATATTTACCTAATTCATTCAAAAAAGCGACTTTCATGAGCAAGCGGTTAATAGTATTATTTCTTTTTATTGGAATTTCCACCTCAATTTTTGCGCAAAGAGTATCTTATCGCCAGCTGGTAATGAGATCGCAAAGCCCTACAATATTTATAGATGATATTATTCTTCCCGGTGAGAATGGAAATTCAACCCTTGCCTTCGTCTTCAGATTCAATAATGATTTTATTCCATTTAAGAAATTGCCCTTAAATAATAATCTGGATGCTCCCGAGGGATCTGAATTTTATTCAACTATTCGGTTAAGCAATGAGATTTTTGAAGGCAAACTAAAGCGAAGAGGCGAACCTTCAGCAAATTCGGTATCCAGAGATGTCTGGACGGACACCCTATTTGCATCGAATTTTGATCAAACTCAATCTGCTAAACAATATGCTTCCGGATATCTAACCTCTCAACTGGCGCCAGGTAACTATAACTACATCTTACAGCTTGCAATGATGCAGGAAGTAAATGAGAGAAACACGACCAGACAAGGAATTAGCATCCCTGACCTTTCAACCAAAGAAACAGGCGAGATCATCTTCATCAGGTCCAGAAATAACAATCAGCTGGAATTATTGAATATGGAAGATAATGTTCCTTTTGGTGATGACTTTATTGTTCTTGTTCGCCTGCCTAAGTATTCAGAATCAGACGAATACCAGGTTAAAGTCAATCGAGCAAGAACTTCCAGAAAAGACACTACTTCGGGTAACAATATCTTTTCATCTGATTTAAAAACGGAGAATATTTTTACCAATTCTATCGTGAAATTAATCAATAAAGACCGGCCAACTCTTCAGTTGACTCAAGGGAATAATGATTACACCTATGCAGTCATCAATATTCCAGGAAGTACTTTAGAAAATGACTCCTACTTTTTATCTGTAAGCAAGAAAGGCGATGAAAATCCTGTAGCCAGAAAATTCTTCCGTTCCTACTGGCCGGATATGCCTGCAAGTCTCTACAACCTTGATGTAGCCATTAGCAACCTTCATTATATAATTCCGGAGAAAGAAGTTGAGAAACTAAATGAAGGCAACGACAGGAAAAGAGAAGAAAAATTCAGAGAGTTTTGGGATAGCAAAGATCCCACTCCCAAGACAGTCTACAATGAATTAATGGCTGAATATTACCGCCGTATCGACTATGCCTTTAAAGAATTTGGAAGCCAGGAAAACCCATTAGGTCATGAAAGTGATCAGGGTGAAGTGTACATCAAATACGGCCCTCCATCAGATAAAGAACGCAGATTTCCTGAAAGTGGTAAAACGCTGGAAGTATGGAAATATCCTAGCCGTACCTTTGTATTTGAAGCAAGTACAGGCTTTGGGGATTTCGTTTTAGTTGCTACTCGTTAATTCTGTTTATTGCTTTCAATTAGCTGTAATTTACAGGTGCAATGAGTACACAAAGAATACCACGTATCGCAATTTCTGTTGGTGATTTCAATGGAATTGGTCCTGAAATCATTTTAAAAAGTCTCGCTCAGAAAGACTTAGACAAGTCTACACCCATAGTAGCGTGCCCTAAGCAAGTTCTTCAGGAAGCTTCAGAGTTATTATCTACTCCCATCAACTTTCATCTAACCACTGACAGCTCCGACATAAAAGATGGCGCTATAAATATTCTGGAAATTGAAACTGATCAGCTTGAAAGCACTCCCGGTGTTCTTACAGCTCAAAGCGGTTTGGTAGCAATGAAATCCATTGAAAAATGTATTGAGCTTTGTATTTCAAACTCATCTGATGCAATGGTAACGGCCCCCATTTCGAAAGAAGCTATAAACCTGGCCGGATATAAAATTCCGGGACATACTGAATTTCTTGCAGAGCAAACTAATACAGAGTCCGTCTTAATGATGTTGGTAAGTGGAAACCTTCGAGTTGCCCTGGTAACGGCTCATACCCCTATCCGCAAGGTTGCCCAAACAATTACTGGGGAGCTAATACAAACGAAACTTGAACTTTTGGCTGATAGTTTGATTAGGGATTTTGGCATCAGTAAGCCAAAAATTGCAGTACTTGGTTTAAATCCCCATGCTGGAGATGGAGGTGTGATTGGCACTGAGGAAATTGAAACCATCTCACCCCTTCTCAAGGAAATTAAAGCCAATCGGAGTGATGTTGTGATTCATGGTCCGTACCCGGCAGATGGTTTTTTCGGGCAACAGCTTCACAACGAACATGATGCTATTTTAGCAATGTATCATGATCAGGGACTGGCTCCTTTTAAACTTCTTTCTTTTGGCAAAGGGGTGAACTTTACTGCCGGACTCCCTATCATCCGCACTTCACCGGATCATGGCACTGCTTTTGATATAGCGGGAAAAGGCGTCGCCAATCCATCCTCATTTAATGAAGCCTTTACGTTGGCTGTTGAACTTGCAAACAAACGAATTCGTGAAAACTGAACAGACAGAAATTTATTCCGTCTTGGCTCATTTATATGACACTCTCATGCAAGATGTGGATTATGAGATGTGGGCCGATTTTATCGATGAAGTCATCCAAACACACCACCCCGACCCTCTGGATGTTTTAGAGTTAGCCTGCGGAACCGGAGCCATTTCCCTGCACTTAGCTTCTTTTGATGAATACAACATCACCGCCACTGACCAATCTGCAGCTATGGTTGAGAAAGCCCGCCAGAAAGCTGCTGAACAAGAAGCCGATATCCAATTTCATACACTGGACTTTACCCGAATCGAGAGCACTCAAACCTACGATATCATATTTTCTGTTTTCGACAGTGTGAATTACCTCCATTCTAAAGAGGACATTCTAAAAATGCTGGCCGGTTGCTGGGATATTCTAAATCCGGGGGGATTGCTAATTTTCGATTTCTCAACTCCGCAAAACTCTCTTGAAGCAGTAGATTATCTCAATAATGAAGAAGGCAGCTTCCAGAATTATCGCTATTTCAGAGAAAGCCGCTACGAACCGGGCGAGAATTTTCATTTTAATGAATTCGAAATTGATAAGATGGCTAAAGACGGTAAAACCGTATTGGAGAGCTATCATGAGATTCACAAACAACGCATTTATCCTTTAAAGGAAATGCTGTCAATTTTGGAACAAACATCCTATCATCAGGTAGCCAAATATGAGGGCTTTGATTTAGTAGATGCAGACGATAACAGCACACGAGTAACGATGGTACTTAGATGTCAGAAACAGCAGTAATTGAACTTAAGAATGTAACCCTGAGATTTGACCATAACAGGG
The window above is part of the Balneola sp. genome. Proteins encoded here:
- the recO gene encoding DNA repair protein RecO, with the translated sequence MITHTQAIILRAIDYQESSKILTVLSAEHGKIALIAKGAKKPKNKLAGILEIGAVLDVVYYYKQTRGVQTLTEASIHYSTNNFRKDFERAAVLYATLEIVSQLVHEHEVNDAVFEFTLNFIEWLGDAEETYPSVFAYVQLRLAEISGIGLISGLTEIPKIAYLNVSSGNISEQSEEELSYKLTEAQTRFLILGMSTKSKNIFKVGLENAELKQLVHHLDVYFKYHIDGYQERRSDAIFEQML
- a CDS encoding methylcrotonoyl-CoA carboxylase, which translates into the protein MSSESGSATKHWLHKIIEEFGEQEGEIKLGGGQKRIDKEHGKGKLTARERIETLTDKGSRFYELGLWAGYEMYEEQGGCPSGGVVTGIGEVSGRKCMIVANDATVKAGAWFPITAKKNLRAQEIAIENHIPLIYLVDSAGVFLPMQDEIFPDKDHFGRMFRNNAIISAKGIPQIAAIMGSCVAGGAYLPIMSDEALIVDGTGSVFLAGSYLVKAAIGEEVDNETLGGASTHTEISGVTDYKVEDDQECLSTIRDLVDKFGPFETAGFNRSESKEPERPASDVFEILPEARTSPYDMNELLKCIIDEDSFTEFKKGFGQTIITGFARIDGWSVGIVANQRTVSRTKKGEMQIGGVIYSDSADKAARFIMNCNQKKIPLIFFQDVSGFMIGKRSEHGGIIKDGAKMVNAMSNSTVPKITIVVGNSYGAGNYAMCGRAYDPRFMYAWPTANIAVMSGASASKTLMQIQVAAMKKKGKEVSEEDQEKIMKKISDRYDKQTDVRYAASRLWVDGIINPLETRERISSAIECANLNPNIEEFKTGVMQT
- the pdxA gene encoding 4-hydroxythreonine-4-phosphate dehydrogenase PdxA, coding for MSTQRIPRIAISVGDFNGIGPEIILKSLAQKDLDKSTPIVACPKQVLQEASELLSTPINFHLTTDSSDIKDGAINILEIETDQLESTPGVLTAQSGLVAMKSIEKCIELCISNSSDAMVTAPISKEAINLAGYKIPGHTEFLAEQTNTESVLMMLVSGNLRVALVTAHTPIRKVAQTITGELIQTKLELLADSLIRDFGISKPKIAVLGLNPHAGDGGVIGTEEIETISPLLKEIKANRSDVVIHGPYPADGFFGQQLHNEHDAILAMYHDQGLAPFKLLSFGKGVNFTAGLPIIRTSPDHGTAFDIAGKGVANPSSFNEAFTLAVELANKRIREN
- a CDS encoding SAM-dependent methyltransferase; translation: MKTEQTEIYSVLAHLYDTLMQDVDYEMWADFIDEVIQTHHPDPLDVLELACGTGAISLHLASFDEYNITATDQSAAMVEKARQKAAEQEADIQFHTLDFTRIESTQTYDIIFSVFDSVNYLHSKEDILKMLAGCWDILNPGGLLIFDFSTPQNSLEAVDYLNNEEGSFQNYRYFRESRYEPGENFHFNEFEIDKMAKDGKTVLESYHEIHKQRIYPLKEMLSILEQTSYHQVAKYEGFDLVDADDNSTRVTMVLRCQKQQ